CGATGTCTGGACGAGGATAACCGACATCAATGCGAGGGCGAGGATCCCGGCGACCCAGCGCAAGCGCGGCGCAAAGCCCTCAGTGAGCGAGCTCCCAGCTAGGAAGACGACGCCTAGCTGCATCGCAAGGGCAAGCCCGACCGGCGAGGAGCCATACAGTCCACTGAGCCGCCAGCTACCGGCTGCGACGAGACCGCCCCCTGTCATCCACTGCACCAGCCCGCTCATCGCTGGCACCAGCAAGCCGACGGCCGCCGCGATGAGGACGATGTTTGCACCGCGGGCAGAGCCGAGCCACGCACGCGCACCGAGGAAGGCGCCGAGGTAGACAAGGTCCCGGGCGAGGACCGGCAGCGCCTTGAGAGGTGCCACGCTGTTGAGTGGCGTCAGGATCAGCGCCGCGGCCACGTAAGCCACGAATATGACGGCAGTCACATCCAGGCGGGGGCGATCCACGGCGAGCCACACCCAGATCACAACCGCCAATGCCCCCGTAAGCACCAAGCGAACATCCAGGGTGTTGCCGCCGATGGTCGCGAGCTGGATCCGGTGGAACGCGGTGAGTGCGGGCGCGATGAGCAGCGCGCCCAGCAGCATCAGGCGCCGGTCAATGTAGCCGGCAAGCAGCAGCCCGATCCCCAGTGCGCCAACACCCAGTCCGACGCCGGCAATCAGCAGGGCTATGCCCATCGCGACTGCGCCGCTCGCGACTGCCGCGCCGAACTGGTGTCGCCGCACCGATTCCGCTAGCTCGCCAAGCATCGAATCGTCGTAGCCAAACAGCCCGTCTGCGGCTGCGGACGGGCGCCGGGGCCAGTTCAGAAGACTCACGACATCACCGAGCAGATAGCGTCGGCGACGTTCAGGCTGGCGGAGCGCTCAGGGTCAACGAATATCCTCGCGGAGACAGCCTCCTGCTGGCGCCGCCGCAACTCCTCCCGGGCTAGGTCGTCTTCGAGAAGGGATGCGATCATCGCGGCTCCTTCCGGGGCGGACTCGAACCGTGGATAGCAGTCCGCAGGCGGCAGATGGTGGTCAAGCCGTCCAGCATGGACCACCTGACCCGGAACCACGACCGGTACGCCGCTGAGGCCAGCCTCGTCCGTCACGGTCGACATGCCGACGACGGCGACCGCGCACTTGCGCAGGACGTCCCCACTGCTGCCGTCGACCGTCAACAACCGGTCACCGAAGGCGTCAGCATAAGTCTGCGGAGATTCGCGCGGATGCCGCTTGACACGGAATCGAATTCCGCGGTCCCGGAGCTCGCGAGCTAGGTCAACGAGCAGCGCGGTCTGGCGATCCTGTAGGTCCGCGCCGATCCCAGCGTCCGCGAACGGCGTCGTGAAGGCGACTACGAGGTGGTGGGATTCCTCACTGGAGCCGACGGCCGGACTCAGGCCATCAAACCGGGGCTGCCCCGTAATCCGAATCCGATCGGCTGGGACGCCCAAGCGGCGGAACACGGAGGCGCCCTGAGGGCCACTGGCGCACAGTACGTCAGCGCCCCCCTCCCCGTAGCGCGATGCTGACATGTACGAAAACCCCATCAGCCGTAGCGCCTTGGACCCCACTCCCTTGCCGGCCAGGTAGAACCGTCGGCGGAGCGTGACCGGTCGAGGCGGAACCGCGGCGAGCACCCCGTCCTGCACGAGGACCACCCTGGCGCCGTGGTGGCGTGCTGTGTTGAGGATCAGCTTCTCCACGAGGCCCCTGTCGTTGCCGACCACCACCACGTCGGGCGACGTCGAGTCAATCCACTCCCGGAACGGGCGTCGGCAACGGAGCACGTCCCTCCAGACGGCGAGCACCGGCCTCCGGTAGAAAGAGGAGGAGACCCGCATCCCCGGCGCGAGCGTACCGACATCGATACCGAGGGACGCGGCGCACGTGGTCACGCCCTGGTTGTAGACGCAGTCGAGCGACCAGAGTTGAGCGTCCACGCCCCTACGCTCAAGCTCCTGCATGACGGGAGCGAACTGCACCACATGCGCGTCGTTCGAGGCCACGAAGGCAACACCGCCGGTCATCGTGCGCGCACCAGCGCCGTCGCTGCCGTGGCGACCACGACTGCTCCGACCAGTGTCCCGATCGCAGGACCCGCAAGGCCCACGCCTGAGATCAGGAGAATGAGGCCGATCGCAAACGCTGAGCATGCCCCGGTGAGATACACGCCGACCAAGAGCCAGGCCCGCCCGATCACCACAAGCAGGTTGGTCGACCCGCTGGCGGCACCGAGAATCGTGCCCGCGATGCAGAGGATCGCCAAAGGCAACAACGATGGCGCGAAGTCGCCCAATCGAGCCCGCACAAGCATCGCGGTGACCGCGAGGATCGCGATGCCGCCCGTACCCGTGAGGGCTGCAGTCAGCAACGACTGCCGGGTGGCCAGGCGTCGCGCGGCCTCGCGATCCCTCTGCCCGTACACGTAGCCCATTCTCGGATACATCTGCTGACCGATGATCAAGAGGAGTAGCAGGAGGGCGGACGCAACCGTCGACGCAAAACCATAGAGCCCAAGCTCCTGACCACCGCCTGCCGCGGCGACGACCCACCGATCCTGAGTCACCAACATCGCGAACGCCAGACCGCTCAGTGCGATGGGAAGTCCCGATCGTATCTGTCGCCTTAGGAGTGCGACCGGGAACGACGCACGCAGGTCTGGGCGCAAAGTCATTGCCGAGAGTATGGCCGCCGAGGCCCAGGCCGCGCTCTGACCGGCGATGAGCCCGGCGACACCTAGTGCGCTGAGTGCCGGAAGCGAAACCAGCAGGAACACGCCCGCCATGACGAATTGCTGTGCGGCTGCCTCACCGAATCGGATCCTAGAACGAAGCGTCGCTTGATAGCAGAACACGACTTGCTGGAGAGACACAGCGACGGCAACGAAGAACATGAGCCACGGATCACTTCTCTGCACCAGCCCAACGCCCAAGATGAGCAGAAACAGCCCGATGGCGCTGACGAGTGAGGCGCCCAGTGCTGCCTCTTCGGATTCTCGGGCCTCGTGCGGCCGAGATCGGCCAAGGAGGATGGGGACCTCCCGGTTCATCGCGTTCACCACACCCAGGGTTGCGTACGGGGTGTAGGAGAGGACGGCGACGACGAGGACCCAGACTCCGAAGTCTGCCGGACCCAGCGCGTCAGCGCCCACCAGGGTAATCAGGAATCGAGCACCCTGAAACGCGATCGACGACACGAGGAAGAGCAGGCTCGCCCGCAGCGAGGGTGTTCGGAAGCGCGCGAGCAGCGCGCTCATCGGTCAGACCACGTCTGGGCCGATGCGGAGCCCGGTATCAGGGCCTTCACCCCAAGCGACGAGGCTGGATGATTTCGGCGAGTTGGCAGATCACCTCCGGAGACGGGCCGATGTAGAGGGGTACTCCGTCTCGATTCCCGACCTCGCGGAGAACCCGGGGCAGTGAGGTAACGTCGGTCACAAGCCGGATAGGACGCCGCTGCGAGAACCACGTGCAGAAGCGGACCTGGTGATCATCCACGTGCTCGCCATACCGAGGATCACGTGGCACGACGACCGGTGCCTTACCGGCCGCCAGCACTGCCATTATCGACCCTGGACCGCCGTGGGTTATGACGACGCGGGCGGCCCGAATCATCCCTTCCAGCTCTGCGTACGGCAGGACAGCGTGCCCGGTTGCGTGGACAGGCTGGTAGTCAAATCGGGCAGCCTGAATGACGACAGGCTCCTGGATCTCGCGTCGCTCGAGCATGCGGTCCAACTCCATCACAAGCCTATCCATCGCTTGAGGATGGGTGCCCAGCGTTACGAAGATCACAACAAGGGCCCGAGAAGGTGGGCGCTCTTGTACAGGTCGAGCTGTTCGGGCCACTGGACGAGCATGTGCTGCGTCAGGGGCTGGACGAGCCGAC
The nucleotide sequence above comes from Armatimonadota bacterium. Encoded proteins:
- a CDS encoding O-antigen ligase family protein; this encodes MSLLNWPRRPSAAADGLFGYDDSMLGELAESVRRHQFGAAVASGAVAMGIALLIAGVGLGVGALGIGLLLAGYIDRRLMLLGALLIAPALTAFHRIQLATIGGNTLDVRLVLTGALAVVIWVWLAVDRPRLDVTAVIFVAYVAAALILTPLNSVAPLKALPVLARDLVYLGAFLGARAWLGSARGANIVLIAAAVGLLVPAMSGLVQWMTGGGLVAAGSWRLSGLYGSSPVGLALAMQLGVVFLAGSSLTEGFAPRLRWVAGILALALMSVILVQTSSRLPFLTTVVALMAFEVARRRWVGAAVVLVLSALLMLSSGGLSARIGSTFVPTATSAPTVSTAPVPSGGMPAATPATDANSGDEDVGGGAASLRYRLFVWRTMMNEWWASPLVGRGTGTFATLLEQRTGLHRVAPHNDYVYALVEGGALLFLLYVGLQAMVVIGLLAGALRDANARLPLVALVAFGMTNIANSINNAVFYLDLQLVVWVIAASVLASTEHRVGVPAHLWRPEPGTRTSERGS
- a CDS encoding glycosyltransferase, coding for MELDRMLERREIQEPVVIQAARFDYQPVHATGHAVLPYAELEGMIRAARVVITHGGPGSIMAVLAAGKAPVVVPRDPRYGEHVDDHQVRFCTWFSQRRPIRLVTDVTSLPRVLREVGNRDGVPLYIGPSPEVICQLAEIIQPRRLG